A genomic stretch from Paenibacillus thermoaerophilus includes:
- the cas3 gene encoding CRISPR-associated helicase Cas3' — protein sequence MYYAHRTDSSDKSGWQKLTDHLQNVSAKTSEFASVFGAGKWGAIAGLLHDAGKFSKAFQRRLNGSPEPVDHATAGAQYIDKAWNQAKIARILAYIIAGHHAGLADFGSDASDERTLSRRLLKSVEPFKEALEEHLKIGPLYPLPLPIKPGVDPGLQLSLFTRMLFSCLIDADSIDTELYADRSRAELRGNTPLLVDLFDRYRHYMENRFANPEGFINIIRSELLTECLSKADAAPGLFTLTLPTGSGKTLISLGFALRHAVRHNLRRIVYVIPYTSIIEQNARVFREAVGADTVLEHHSNVQHEIEEDLEEADELYKWKKKRMLAEENWDYPIIVTTNVQFFESLFANKRSRCRKLHNLANSVIILDEAQMMNGELLKPSLYALEELSRNYGATIVFSTATQPNLQALFPKPVKIEEIVADVPKRFEQFKRVRLESMGLTNYDRIAELMSGDPQALCIVNTRKAARELFEKMRLLVAPEALFHLSARMCPRHREAKLKEIRGRLERDLPCVLISTQLIECGVDVDFPIVYRELAGLDSIAQAAGRCNRNGNRPVCTVFVFETDETPRQGWFGITAGAAQTILRRYPEDPLSLAAIGDYFKELYFYQTLAQDKTDKHNILGLLNEQVREFAFPFETVAQRFQLIETAAKPVIVEYDEAAREALEALRHADRIGTILRKLQPYVVQLYPQEFAAFRHAGEILEVRENVFALSSPERWYDREIGVKPFTQENHLQEIYIF from the coding sequence TTGTATTACGCGCATCGTACCGATTCCTCCGATAAGAGCGGTTGGCAAAAATTAACCGACCATTTGCAGAACGTCAGCGCGAAAACCTCCGAGTTCGCTTCTGTCTTCGGCGCGGGCAAATGGGGAGCGATTGCGGGATTGCTGCACGATGCCGGGAAATTCTCGAAGGCTTTCCAACGCCGATTGAACGGCTCCCCGGAACCGGTCGATCATGCGACGGCCGGCGCCCAATATATTGATAAAGCTTGGAATCAAGCGAAAATCGCGCGAATCCTAGCTTACATCATTGCCGGACATCACGCGGGATTGGCTGATTTCGGCTCGGATGCGTCGGATGAGCGAACGCTGTCCCGCCGCCTCTTGAAAAGCGTCGAACCTTTCAAGGAAGCCTTGGAGGAACATCTGAAGATCGGCCCTCTCTACCCTTTGCCATTGCCTATCAAACCCGGAGTCGATCCCGGATTGCAGCTCTCTTTGTTTACGCGAATGCTGTTCTCCTGCCTGATCGACGCTGACTCCATCGATACGGAGCTGTATGCCGACCGATCGCGGGCGGAACTGCGCGGGAACACCCCCTTGCTCGTCGACCTGTTTGATCGTTACCGGCATTACATGGAGAATCGCTTCGCCAATCCCGAAGGTTTCATTAACATCATCCGATCCGAACTCTTGACGGAATGTCTGTCGAAAGCGGATGCTGCTCCTGGCCTGTTCACCCTAACCTTGCCGACAGGAAGCGGGAAGACGCTGATTTCACTCGGATTCGCCTTGCGCCACGCTGTTCGCCACAACTTGCGCCGAATCGTGTACGTGATTCCCTACACCAGCATCATCGAACAGAATGCGCGAGTGTTTCGAGAGGCCGTCGGAGCGGATACCGTGCTGGAGCATCACTCCAATGTCCAGCACGAGATCGAAGAAGATCTGGAAGAGGCAGACGAGTTGTATAAATGGAAAAAAAAGCGGATGCTCGCGGAAGAAAACTGGGATTATCCGATCATTGTCACGACCAATGTGCAGTTTTTCGAATCCTTGTTCGCCAATAAACGTTCCCGTTGCAGGAAGCTGCATAATCTGGCAAATAGCGTCATTATTCTCGATGAAGCGCAAATGATGAACGGGGAATTGTTGAAGCCCAGCCTCTATGCGCTGGAGGAATTGTCCAGAAACTACGGCGCTACGATCGTGTTCAGTACCGCTACTCAGCCGAATCTGCAAGCCTTATTCCCGAAGCCCGTTAAGATTGAGGAAATAGTCGCGGACGTGCCCAAACGCTTCGAGCAATTCAAAAGAGTTCGGCTTGAATCCATGGGATTGACGAATTACGACCGGATCGCCGAGCTCATGTCCGGCGACCCTCAAGCTTTATGTATCGTGAATACCCGCAAGGCAGCCAGAGAACTGTTCGAAAAAATGCGCTTGCTGGTTGCGCCGGAAGCCTTGTTCCACCTCAGCGCCCGGATGTGCCCCAGACACCGGGAAGCGAAACTGAAGGAGATCCGCGGGCGTCTGGAACGCGATCTGCCTTGTGTCTTAATCAGCACACAGCTTATCGAATGCGGAGTCGATGTGGACTTCCCCATCGTTTACCGGGAGCTGGCGGGGCTGGACTCCATCGCCCAAGCCGCCGGACGATGCAACCGGAATGGCAATCGCCCGGTCTGTACGGTATTTGTTTTCGAAACGGACGAGACCCCGAGACAAGGCTGGTTCGGTATAACGGCAGGAGCTGCTCAAACCATCCTACGGCGTTACCCGGAAGACCCTCTTTCTCTCGCGGCGATTGGGGACTACTTCAAGGAATTATATTTCTATCAGACCCTCGCCCAAGACAAGACGGACAAGCACAACATTCTGGGGCTGCTGAACGAACAGGTTCGGGAATTTGCTTTTCCATTTGAAACGGTCGCCCAACGGTTCCAGTTAATCGAGACGGCAGCCAAACCCGTTATCGTCGAATACGACGAAGCGGCCCGAGAAGCCCTGGAAGCGCTGCGCCATGCCGATCGAATCGGGACGATCCTGAGAAAACTCCAACCTTACGTTGTCCAGTTGTACCCGCAAGAATTTGCCGCCTTCCGCCATGCCGGGGAGATCCTAGAAGTGCGTGAAAATGTGTTTGCGCTATCGTCCCCCGAACGCTGGTACGACCGTGAGATCGGCGTAAAGCCTTTTACTCAGGAGAACCACTTACAAGAAATCTATATATTCTAG